A genomic stretch from Falco cherrug isolate bFalChe1 chromosome 3, bFalChe1.pri, whole genome shotgun sequence includes:
- the DSEL gene encoding dermatan-sulfate epimerase-like protein: MALMFTGHTLFLALTMFAVFTFEESVSNYSDWVTFVENVDQYEKQQLEGLSAEQKLKKTVLHPSLYFSAEDVEALRQKAHTSHLHLFRAIRSAVMVMLSNPLYYLPPPKHVDFAAKWNEIYGNNLPPLAFYCLLCPEDKAAFDFALEYMDRMAGYKNWLVENAPGDEVPLGHSLTGFATAFDFLYNSLEDERRQKYLEKIWSVSEEMYEYSKVRSWGKQLLHNHQATNMLALLIGALVAGVDRGSQANIWKHTVVDVMEKTMFLLNHIVDGTLDEGVAYGSYTAKSVTQYVFLAQRHFGINNLENNWLKMHFWFYYATLLPGFQRTVGIADSNYNWFYGPESQLVFLDKFIMKNGAGNWLAQQIRKHRPKDGPMVPSTAQRWSTLHTEFIWYTAEITPQPPPDYGMAKMHVFPNWGVVTYGAGLPNSQTNTFVSFKSGKLGGRAVYDIVHFQPYSWIDGWRSFNPGHEHPDQNSFTFAPNGQVFVSEALYGPKLSHLNNVLVFSPSPTSQCNQPWEGQLGECAQWLKWIGGEVGDSTGEIITASQAGDMMFVSGEAVSAYTSAMKLKSVYRILLLLNSQTLLVVDHIEKEEDSPVNSVSAFFHNLDIDFKYIPYKFKNRYNGAMMDVWDAHYKMFWFDHHGSSPVARIQEAEQAAEFKKRWTQFVNVTFPMKNTLTRIAYLFYGPYVNVSDCRLIDNAKYGFQISLSVNNTENTISVVTEYQNLKTRFDYLGFGGFAKVVHENKVTKFGLGTESMKKQIKNSRVAFPFGFKVSIIAGLILGVSLVILGFQWRFYVSFGKMLRWILILVVTLWLIELVDVWSMCTQPICAKWSSDMTRLEHDKGNKAKQLEGNPDVLPDVIITSLPASGAEILKQLFFNSSDFLYIRIPTPYLEIPETEFEIDSFVDPCEWKVSDVQNGHFHRIQGWLQSLVQDTKLHLQNIHLYEASKSKIAQHSATSKDKKKRTKKRESLSEQRSRTRGSQDKDAEYIRELRRHLIYYPNARPVLSLSSGSWTLKLPFFQEILGLSMRALYVVRDPRAWIYSMLYKNKPSLYSLKNVPQHLAAMFEGQNGKGKCSLNEGYAFEYESLRKELSNSNSNAVSVLSYLWLANTAAALRINGDLLPTNYHLVKFEDIVSFPQKTAETIFAFLGIPLPPASLNQILFATSTSLFYLPYEGEISPSSIHAWKQNMPNEEIRQIEDICCSLMDHLGYPKFIE; this comes from the coding sequence ATGGCTCTGATGTTCACAGGGCATACTTTATTTCTAGCATTAACGATGTTTGCTGTCTTCACTTTTGAAGAATCTGTAAGCAATTACTCTGATTGGGTGACTTTCGTAGAAAATGTAGATCAATATGAAAAACAGCAACTTGAAGGTCTTAGTGCtgagcagaaactgaaaaaaacagttcttCATCCAAGCTTGTATTTCAGCGCTGAAGATGTTGAGGCACTGAGGCAGAAGGCTCATACAAGCCATTTGCATCTATTTAGAGCCATCAGAAGTGCGGTGATGGTTATGCTATCGAACCCTTTATACTACTTACCTCCACCCAAGCATGTTGATTTTGCTGCAAAGTGGAATGAGATTTATGGTAACAATCTGCCACCTCTAGCATTTTATTGTTTGCTGTGCCCCGAAGATAAAGCTGCGTTTGATTTTGCTCTAGAGTATATGGATAGAATGGCTGGCTACAAAAACTGGTTGGTTGAGAATGCACCTGGAGACGAAGTGCCACTTGGTCACTCCCTAACAGGATTTGCCACTGCTTTTGACTTCTTGTATAATTCACTGGAAGATGAGAGAAGGCAAAAATACCTGGAGAAGATATGGTCTGTAAGTGAGGAAATGTATGAGTACTCAAAGGTTCGTTCCTGGGGAAAGCAGCTTCTCCATAATCACCAAGCAACCAACATGCTTGCTTTGCTTATTGGGGCTTTAGTTGCAGGGGTGGACAGAGGATCTCAGGCAAATATTTGGAAACACACTGTTGTTGATGTGATGGAAAAAACAATGTTTCTGCTCAATCATATTGTAGACGGGACTCTCGATGAAGGAGTAGCTTATGGGAGTTACACAGCCAAGTCGGTAACGCAGTATGTTTTCCTGGCCCAGCGCCACTTCGGTATTAACAATTTGGAGAATAACTGGCTCAAAATGCACTTTTGGTTTTACTACGCCACCCTGTTACCAGGCTTTCAGAGGACAGTGGGCATAGCGGATTCTAATTACAACTGGTTTTATGGTCCTGAGAGCCAACTGGTTTTCTTGGATAAGTTTATTATGAAGAATGGAGCTGGCAACTGGCTGGCACAGCAGATTAGAAAACACAGACCCAAGGATGGGCCAATGGTGCCGTCCACGGCACAGAGGTGGAGCACACTACACACTGAATTTATATGGTACACTGCTGAAATCACTCCTCAACCGCCTCCTGACTATGGTATGGCTAAAATGCATGTGTTTCCGAACTGGGGAGTTGTTACTTATGGGGCTGGACTGCCAAATAGTCAGACAAACACCTTTGTGTCCTTTAAGTCTGGAAAACTTGGTGGACGTGCTGTCTATGATATTGTTCACTTTCAACCGTATTCCTGGATTGATGGGTGGAGAAGTTTCAATCCGGGACATGAACATCCTGATCAGAACTCTTTCACTTTTGCTCCCAATGGACAGGTGTTTGTATCTGAGGCTCTTTATGGACCTAAACTGAGCCATCTGAACAATGTTTTGGTCTTTTCTCCATCTCCTACGAGCCAGTGCAACCAGCCTTGGGAGGGACAGCTAGGTGAGTGTGCCCAGTGGCTGAAGTGGATTGGTGGTGAGGTTGGAGACTCAACTGGAGAAATTATAACAGCTTCCCAGGCTGGAGACATGATGTTCGTGAGTGGTGAGGCAGTATCTGCTTACACATCAGCAATGAAACTGAAAAGTGTGTATCGCATTTTGCTGCTCTTAAATTCTCAAACATTGTTAGTAGTAGACCATATCGAGAAGGAAGAAGACTCTCCTGTTAATTCTGTCAGTGCCTTTTTTCATAATCTTGACATTGATTTTAAATACATACCCTATAAATTTAAGAACAGATACAATGGAGCTATGATGGATGTGTGGGATGCCCACTACAAGATGTTTTGGTTTGATCATCATGGGAGTAGTCCTGTTGCTAGGATACAGGAGGCAGAACAAGCTGCTGAATTCAAAAAGCGATGGACTCAGTTTGTAAATGTTACCTTTCCAATGAAAAACACACTTACAAGGATTGCTTACCTTTTCTATGGCCCATATGTCAATGTTTCTGACTGTAGACTCATAGATAATGCTAAATATGGATTTCAGATTTCACTCAGTGTcaacaacactgaaaataccATCTCTGTTGTGACTGAATATCAGAATTTAAAGACAAGGTTTGATTACTTAGGATTCGGTGGTTTTGCAAAAGTAGTTCATGAAAACAAAGTGACTAAGTTTGGTCTAGGTACTGAATCCatgaaaaaacagataaaaaatagTAGGGTAGCTTTCCCATTTGGATTCAAAGTGAGCATAATTGCAGGGTTAATTTTGGGTGTTAGTTTGGTCATACTGGGTTTTCAGTGGCGGTTTTATGTATCCTTCGGTAAAATGTTGCGTTGGATCCTGATACTGGTTGTCACATTGTGGCTTATTGAATTGGTGGATGTGTGGAGCATGTGTACTCAGCCTATCTGTGCAAAGTGGAGCAGTGACATGACAAGGCTGGAACATGATAAAGGCAATAAAGCCAAACAATTAGAAGGAAACCCTGATGTTTTGCCAGATGTTATCATTACTTCACTTCCTGCTTCTGGtgcagaaattttaaaacagctgttttTCAATAGCAGTGACTTCTTATACATCAGGATACCTACACCCTATCTCGAAATTCCTGAGACTGAATTTGAAATTGATTCCTTTGTAGATCCATGTGAATGGAAGGTTTCTGATGTCCAGAATGGTCATTTTCATCGTATCCAGGGGTGGCTCCAGTCTCTGGTTCAAGACACAAAGTTACATTTACAAAACATTCATTTATATGAAGCCAGCAAAAGTAAAATTGCTCAGCATTCTGCcacaagcaaagacaaaaagaaaagaaccaaAAAGAGAGAATCTTTGTCAGAGCAAAGAAGCAGGACAAGAGGGAGTCAAGATAAAGATGCTGAATATATTAGGGAACTGAGAAGACATCTCATCTATTATCCTAATGCACGACCTGTACTTAGCTTAAGTAGTGGGAGCTGGACATTAAAGCTTCCCTTCTTTCAGGAAATCCTAGGACTGTCAATGAGAGCATTATATGTAGTGAGGGACCCACGGGCGTGGATCTATTCAATGTTGTACAAAAATAAGCCAAGCCTTTACTCCTTGAAAAACGTTCCACAACACTTGGCTGCAATGTTTGAAGGGCAGAATGgtaaaggaaaatgcagtttaaatgaAGGCTATGCCTTTGAATATGAATCATTAAGAAAAGAACTCTCAAATTCTAATTCAAACGCTGTTTCTGTGTTGTCCTATTTATGGctagcaaacacagcagcagcattgaGAATAAATGGGGACTTGCTGCCAACAAATTATCACCTGGTCAAGTTTGAAGATATTGTGAGCTTTCCTCAGAAGACGGCTGAAAcaatttttgcctttcttggtattcctcttccccctgctaGTTTAAACCAAATATTATTTGCCACCTCCACCAGTCTTTTCTATCTTCCTTATGAAGGGGAAATTTCACCAAGTAGCATTCATGCCTGGAAACAGAACATGCCCAATGAAGAAATTAGACAGATTGAAGATATCTGTTGTTCTCTAATGGACCACTTAGGATACCCAAAGTTTATAGAATAA